From Nycticebus coucang isolate mNycCou1 chromosome 6, mNycCou1.pri, whole genome shotgun sequence, the proteins below share one genomic window:
- the CBLN3 gene encoding cerebellin-3 — MLGAKPLWIPGLLPSPRLPLVLVLLALGSGWAQEGSEPILLEGECLVVCEPGRAAAGGPGGAALGEAPPGRVAFAAVRSHHHEPAGETGNGTSGAIYFDQVLVNEGGGFDRASGSFVAPVRGVYSFRFHVVKVYNRQTVQVSLMLNTWPVISAFANDPDVTREAATSSVLLPLDPGDRVSLRLRRGNLLGGWKYSSFSGFLIFPL, encoded by the exons ATGTTGGGAGCAAAACCGCTCTGGATACCAGGTCTCCTACCCAGCCCCAGGCTGCCCTTGGTCCTGGTGCTTCTGGCCTTGGGGTCAGGGTGGGCTCAGGAGGGGTCAGAACCCATCCTGCTGGAGGGTGAGTGCTTGGTGGTCTGTGAGCCTGGCAGAGCTGCCGCAGGAGGGCCTGGGGGAGCAGCCCTGGGAGAGGCACCCCCAGGAAGAGTGGCATTTGCTGCAGTCCGAAGCCACCACCATGAGCCAGCAGGGGAGACGGGCAATGGCACCAGTGGGGCCATCTACTTCGACCAG GTTCTGGTAAATGAAGGTGGTGGCTTTGACCGGGCCTCAGGCTCCTTCGTGGCCCCAGTCCGGGGTGTCTACAGCTTCCGATTCCACGTGGTGAAGGTGTACAACCGCCAAACTGTCCAG GTGAGCCTGATGCTGAACACGTGGCCTGTCATCTCAGCCTTTGCCAATGACCCTGATGTGACCCGGGAGGCAGCCACCAGCTCTGTGTTACTGCCCTTGGACCCCGGAGACAGGGTGTCCCTTCGCCTGCGTCGAGGGAATCTGCTGGGTGGCTGGAAATACTCAAGCTTCTCTGGCTTCCTCATCTTCCCTCTCTGA
- the SDR39U1 gene encoding epimerase family protein SDR39U1 isoform X1 produces MRVLVGGGTGFIGTALTQLLKAKGHEVTLVSRQPAPGRITWDELALSGLPSCDAAVNLAGENILNPLRRWNEAFQKEVLSSRLETTQMLAKAITKAPHPPRAWILVTGVAYYQPSLTAEYDEDSSGGDFDFFSKLVTKWEAAARLPGDSTRQVVVRSGVVLGRGGGAIGHMLLPFRLGLGGPIGTGHQFFPWIHIRDLAGILTYALEANHVQGVLNGVAPASTTTNAAFAQALGAALGRPAFLPVPSTVVQAVFGRERAIMLLEGQKVIPRRTLATGYQYSFPELGAALKEVIA; encoded by the exons ATGCGAGTGCTCGTGG GTGGTGGGACGGGCTTCATTGGGACAGCCCTAACCCAGCTGCTAAAAGCCAAGGGCCACGAAGTGACACTGGTCTCCCGACAGCCTGCGCCGGGCCGGATCACGTGG GATGAGCTCGCTCTGTCGGGTCTGCCTAGCTGTGATGCCGCAGTCAACCTGGCCGGGGAGAACATCCTCAACCCTCTCCGAAG GTGGAATGAAGCCTTCCAAAAAGAGGTTCTCAGCAGCCGCCTGGAGACCACCCAAATGCTAGCTAAAGCCATCACCAAGGCCCCACATCCCCCCCGGGCCTGGATCTTAGTCACAGGTGTAG CTTACTACCAGCCCAGCCTGACAGCAGAATATGATGAAGACAGCTCAGGAGGGGATTTTGACTTTTTCTCCAAACTTGTAACCAAATGGGAAGCTGCAGCCAGGCTTCCTGGAGATTCTACACGGCAGGTGGTGGTGCGCTCCG GGGTTGTGCTGGGCCGTGGGGGTGGTGCCATTGGCCACATGCTGCTCCCCTTCCGCCTGGGCCTAGGGGGCCCCATCGGCACAGGCCACCAATTCTTCCCCTGGATTCACATCAGAGACCTGGCAGGAATTCTGACCTATGCCCTTGAAGCAAACCACGTGCAGGGGGTCCTGAATGGAGTGGCTCCAGCCTCCACCACTACAAATGCTGCATTTGCCCAAGCCTTGGGTGCTGCCTTGGGCCGCCCAGCCTTCCTCCCTGTTCCTAGTACTGTGGTACAAGCTGTCTTTGGGCGAGAGCGTGCCATCATGTTGCTGGAAGGCCAGAAGGTGATCCCACGGCGGACACTGGCCACAGGCTACCAGTATTCCTTTCCAGAGTTAGGGGCTGCCTTGAAGGAAGTCATAGCCTAG
- the SDR39U1 gene encoding epimerase family protein SDR39U1 isoform X3, whose protein sequence is MRVLVGGGTGFIGTALTQLLKAKGHEVTLVSRQPAPGRITWDELALSGLPSCDAAVNLAGENILNPLRRWNEAFQKEVLSSRLETTQMLAKAITKAPHPPRAWILVTGVAYYQPSLTAEYDEDSSGGDFDFFSKLVTKWEAAARLPGDSTRQVVVRSDSPGINFKECHPRRFFPLHRILKVVMGNLSTHHLPFLVSLLPKELVTNTGYEVMIKVMIKRFTLCVCIKTSHVPYKDVSIIYPQ, encoded by the exons ATGCGAGTGCTCGTGG GTGGTGGGACGGGCTTCATTGGGACAGCCCTAACCCAGCTGCTAAAAGCCAAGGGCCACGAAGTGACACTGGTCTCCCGACAGCCTGCGCCGGGCCGGATCACGTGG GATGAGCTCGCTCTGTCGGGTCTGCCTAGCTGTGATGCCGCAGTCAACCTGGCCGGGGAGAACATCCTCAACCCTCTCCGAAG GTGGAATGAAGCCTTCCAAAAAGAGGTTCTCAGCAGCCGCCTGGAGACCACCCAAATGCTAGCTAAAGCCATCACCAAGGCCCCACATCCCCCCCGGGCCTGGATCTTAGTCACAGGTGTAG CTTACTACCAGCCCAGCCTGACAGCAGAATATGATGAAGACAGCTCAGGAGGGGATTTTGACTTTTTCTCCAAACTTGTAACCAAATGGGAAGCTGCAGCCAGGCTTCCTGGAGATTCTACACGGCAGGTGGTGGTGCGCTCCG ATTCTCCTGGAATTAATTTCAAGGAATGTCACCCTAGACGATTCTTTCCCCTACATAGGATTTTGAAAGTTGTAATGGGCAACCTATCTACTCACCATCTTCCCTTCTTGGTCTCTCTGTTGCCAAAAGAGCTGGTCACAAATACGGGGTATGAGGTCATGATAAAGGTAATGATTAAGAGATTCACATTGTgtgtatgtatcaaaacatcacatgtaccctataaagatgtATCTATTATATACCCacaataa
- the SDR39U1 gene encoding epimerase family protein SDR39U1 isoform X2, producing MRVLVGGGTGFIGTALTQLLKAKGHEVTLVSRQPAPGRITWDELALSGLPSCDAAVNLAGENILNPLRRWNEAFQKEVLSSRLETTQMLAKAITKAPHPPRAWILVTGVGVVLGRGGGAIGHMLLPFRLGLGGPIGTGHQFFPWIHIRDLAGILTYALEANHVQGVLNGVAPASTTTNAAFAQALGAALGRPAFLPVPSTVVQAVFGRERAIMLLEGQKVIPRRTLATGYQYSFPELGAALKEVIA from the exons ATGCGAGTGCTCGTGG GTGGTGGGACGGGCTTCATTGGGACAGCCCTAACCCAGCTGCTAAAAGCCAAGGGCCACGAAGTGACACTGGTCTCCCGACAGCCTGCGCCGGGCCGGATCACGTGG GATGAGCTCGCTCTGTCGGGTCTGCCTAGCTGTGATGCCGCAGTCAACCTGGCCGGGGAGAACATCCTCAACCCTCTCCGAAG GTGGAATGAAGCCTTCCAAAAAGAGGTTCTCAGCAGCCGCCTGGAGACCACCCAAATGCTAGCTAAAGCCATCACCAAGGCCCCACATCCCCCCCGGGCCTGGATCTTAGTCACAGGTGTAG GGGTTGTGCTGGGCCGTGGGGGTGGTGCCATTGGCCACATGCTGCTCCCCTTCCGCCTGGGCCTAGGGGGCCCCATCGGCACAGGCCACCAATTCTTCCCCTGGATTCACATCAGAGACCTGGCAGGAATTCTGACCTATGCCCTTGAAGCAAACCACGTGCAGGGGGTCCTGAATGGAGTGGCTCCAGCCTCCACCACTACAAATGCTGCATTTGCCCAAGCCTTGGGTGCTGCCTTGGGCCGCCCAGCCTTCCTCCCTGTTCCTAGTACTGTGGTACAAGCTGTCTTTGGGCGAGAGCGTGCCATCATGTTGCTGGAAGGCCAGAAGGTGATCCCACGGCGGACACTGGCCACAGGCTACCAGTATTCCTTTCCAGAGTTAGGGGCTGCCTTGAAGGAAGTCATAGCCTAG
- the KHNYN gene encoding protein KHNYN isoform X2 gives MPTWEAGCLSPDRFAVSAEAEDKVQQHQLHVERIFRVGVTILPKDCPQNPHIWLQLEGPKENASRAKEYLKGLCGPELQDEIHYPPKLHCVFLGARGFFLDCLAWSTSAHLVPGVPGSLMISGLAEAFVMAQSRVEELVERLSWDFQLGPSLGASQSAGVLREFSTLLQSWEDAHREALLQLPSAVQEELLSLVREVSREQGLQVLPSWEGRSPGMLGAQCQEVRTSLSEGRESLDTGSMGQGDSRAVKRDSYAVKEEGKQSRPREMDLGWKDLPREEAWEKEVAFRPQLVGEEARVLEPLKGKALGKERVPQERGGVCVQGQPPGAHGPCQRAAQPRGASLLQRLHNGQASPPRVPSPPPAPEPPWHCGDRADRADKQQAGARGRGSPWKRGTRGSNLVTGTQRFQEALQDPFTLCLANVPGQPDLRHIVIDGSNVAMVHGLQHYFSSRGIAIAVQYFWDRGHRDITVFVPQWRFSKDSKVRESHFLQKLYSLSLLSLTPSRVMDGKRISSYDDRFMVKLAEETDGIIVSNDQFRDLAEESEKWMAIIRERLLPFTFVGNLFMVPDDPLGRHGPTLDEFLKKPARTQQSSKAQKTSKGFAEHAKQQQGREEEKGSGGIRKTRETERLRRQLLEVFWGQDHKVDFILQREPYCRDINQLSEALLSLNF, from the exons ATGcctacctgggaggctggctGCCTGTCCCCAGACCGCTTTGCGGTGTCCGCTGAGGCTGAGGATAAGGTGCAGCAGCATCAACTGCATGTGGAGCGCATCTTCCGCGTGGGCGTGACCATCCTCCCGAAGGACTGTCCACAGAACCCTCACATCTGGCTGCAGCTGGAGGGCCCCAAAGAAAATGCCAGCAGAGCCAAG GAGTACCTGAAGGGTCTTTGTGGCCCGGAGCTGCAGGATGAAATCCACTATCCTCCCAAGCTGCACTGTGTCTTCCTGGGAGCTCGGGGCTTCTTCCTTGACTGTCTGGCTTGGAGCACGTCAGCCCACCTGGTGCCAGGAGTGCCTGGCTCATTGATGATCAGTGGCCTTGCTGAGGCATTTGTCATGGCTCAGAGCCGGGTGGAGGAGCTTGTGGAAAGGCTGAGCTGGGATTTTCAGTTGGGGCCGTCCCTGGGAGCCTCTCAGTCTGCTGGGGTACTGAGGGAATTTTCTACCCTACTGCAGTCCTGGGAAGATGCCCACAGAGAGGCCCTGCTGCAGCTGCCTTCGGCTGTCCAGGAGGAGTTGTTGAGTCTGGTGCGGGAGGTGTCCAGGGAGCAGGGGCTGCAAGTACTTCCCTCTTGGGAGGGGAGGAGCCCAGGTATGCTGGGTGCTCAGTGTCAGGAAGTCAGAACTTCCCTGAGTGAAGGCAGGGAGTCCTTGGACACTGGATCTATGGGGCAGGGAGATTCAAGGGCAGTGAAGAGAGACAGTTATGCtgtgaaggaggaagggaaacagAGCAGGCCCAGGGAGATGGATTTGGGATGGAAGGATCTGCCTAGGGAAGAGGCCTGGGAGAAAGAGGTGGCTTTCAGGCCACAGTTAGTGGGTGAAGAGGCAAGAGTGTTAGAGCCCCTGAAAGGGAAGGCCCTGGGAAAGGAGAGGGTGCCCCAGGAAAGAGGAGGTGTCTGTGTCCAGGGTCAGCCTCCTGGTGCTCATGGCCCCTGTCAAAGGGCAGCTCAACCCCGGGGAGCCTCTCTCCTCCAGCGGCTGCACAACGGGCAAGCCTCGCCTCCAAGAGTGCCTAGCCCTCCACCTGCACCGGAACCCCCATGGCACTGTGGAGACAGGGCAGACAGGGCAGACAAGCAGCAGGCCGGGGCTCGAGGTCGGGGGTCTCCATGGAAACGAGGCACCCGGGGCAGCAACTTAGTGACTGGCACACAGCGTTTCCAGGAGGCACTACAGGATCCTTTCACCCTTTGCCTTGCCAACGTGCCTGGCCAGCCAGATCTTCGCCATATTGTCATTGACGGCAGCAACGTAGCCATGGT GCATGGCCTCCAGCACTACTTCTCCAGCCGGGGCATTGCTATTGCTGTGCAGTACTTCTGGGACCGTGGCCACCGTGACATAACTGTCTTTGTGCCTCAGTGGCGCTTCAGTAAGGATTCCAAGGTCAGAG AGAGTCACTTCCTACAAAAGCTATACTCCCTCAGCCtgctttccctcaccccctcacgAGTCATGGATGGCAAGAGGATTTCCTCTTATGATGACAG GTTCATGGTGAAGCTGGCTGAAGAGACTGATGGGATCATTGTCTCCAATGACCAGTTTCGGGACCTGGCAGAGGAGTCTGAGAAGTGGATGGCAATCATCAGAGAGCG CTTGCTGCCCTTTACGTTTGTGGGAAACCTCTTCATGGTCCCTGATGACCCGTTGGGGCGACATGGCCCCACTCTGGATGAGTTCCTAAAGAAGCCAGCAAG GACACAGCAGTCTTCTAAGGCTCAGAAAACTTCCAAGGGCTTCGCAGAACATGCTAAACAGCagcaggggagagaagaggaaaaaggcaGTGGTGGCATTCGGAAGACCCGGGAGACAGAACGGCTCCGGCGCCAGCTGCTGGAGGTGTTTTGGGGTCAGGATCACAAAGTAGACTTCATCCTGCAGAGGGAGCCATATTGCCGGGACATTAACCAACTATCTGAGGCCCTGCTCAGTCTCAACTTCTGA
- the SDR39U1 gene encoding epimerase family protein SDR39U1 isoform X4: MSSLCRVCLAVMPQSTWPGRTSSTLSEAYYQPSLTAEYDEDSSGGDFDFFSKLVTKWEAAARLPGDSTRQVVVRSGVVLGRGGGAIGHMLLPFRLGLGGPIGTGHQFFPWIHIRDLAGILTYALEANHVQGVLNGVAPASTTTNAAFAQALGAALGRPAFLPVPSTVVQAVFGRERAIMLLEGQKVIPRRTLATGYQYSFPELGAALKEVIA, encoded by the exons ATGAGCTCGCTCTGTCGGGTCTGCCTAGCTGTGATGCCGCAGTCAACCTGGCCGGGGAGAACATCCTCAACCCTCTCCGAAG CTTACTACCAGCCCAGCCTGACAGCAGAATATGATGAAGACAGCTCAGGAGGGGATTTTGACTTTTTCTCCAAACTTGTAACCAAATGGGAAGCTGCAGCCAGGCTTCCTGGAGATTCTACACGGCAGGTGGTGGTGCGCTCCG GGGTTGTGCTGGGCCGTGGGGGTGGTGCCATTGGCCACATGCTGCTCCCCTTCCGCCTGGGCCTAGGGGGCCCCATCGGCACAGGCCACCAATTCTTCCCCTGGATTCACATCAGAGACCTGGCAGGAATTCTGACCTATGCCCTTGAAGCAAACCACGTGCAGGGGGTCCTGAATGGAGTGGCTCCAGCCTCCACCACTACAAATGCTGCATTTGCCCAAGCCTTGGGTGCTGCCTTGGGCCGCCCAGCCTTCCTCCCTGTTCCTAGTACTGTGGTACAAGCTGTCTTTGGGCGAGAGCGTGCCATCATGTTGCTGGAAGGCCAGAAGGTGATCCCACGGCGGACACTGGCCACAGGCTACCAGTATTCCTTTCCAGAGTTAGGGGCTGCCTTGAAGGAAGTCATAGCCTAG
- the KHNYN gene encoding protein KHNYN isoform X1: protein MQDPGLGEVAMPTWEAGCLSPDRFAVSAEAEDKVQQHQLHVERIFRVGVTILPKDCPQNPHIWLQLEGPKENASRAKEYLKGLCGPELQDEIHYPPKLHCVFLGARGFFLDCLAWSTSAHLVPGVPGSLMISGLAEAFVMAQSRVEELVERLSWDFQLGPSLGASQSAGVLREFSTLLQSWEDAHREALLQLPSAVQEELLSLVREVSREQGLQVLPSWEGRSPGMLGAQCQEVRTSLSEGRESLDTGSMGQGDSRAVKRDSYAVKEEGKQSRPREMDLGWKDLPREEAWEKEVAFRPQLVGEEARVLEPLKGKALGKERVPQERGGVCVQGQPPGAHGPCQRAAQPRGASLLQRLHNGQASPPRVPSPPPAPEPPWHCGDRADRADKQQAGARGRGSPWKRGTRGSNLVTGTQRFQEALQDPFTLCLANVPGQPDLRHIVIDGSNVAMVHGLQHYFSSRGIAIAVQYFWDRGHRDITVFVPQWRFSKDSKVRESHFLQKLYSLSLLSLTPSRVMDGKRISSYDDRFMVKLAEETDGIIVSNDQFRDLAEESEKWMAIIRERLLPFTFVGNLFMVPDDPLGRHGPTLDEFLKKPARTQQSSKAQKTSKGFAEHAKQQQGREEEKGSGGIRKTRETERLRRQLLEVFWGQDHKVDFILQREPYCRDINQLSEALLSLNF, encoded by the exons ATGCAAGACCCTG GGCTGGGGGAAGTAGCCATGcctacctgggaggctggctGCCTGTCCCCAGACCGCTTTGCGGTGTCCGCTGAGGCTGAGGATAAGGTGCAGCAGCATCAACTGCATGTGGAGCGCATCTTCCGCGTGGGCGTGACCATCCTCCCGAAGGACTGTCCACAGAACCCTCACATCTGGCTGCAGCTGGAGGGCCCCAAAGAAAATGCCAGCAGAGCCAAG GAGTACCTGAAGGGTCTTTGTGGCCCGGAGCTGCAGGATGAAATCCACTATCCTCCCAAGCTGCACTGTGTCTTCCTGGGAGCTCGGGGCTTCTTCCTTGACTGTCTGGCTTGGAGCACGTCAGCCCACCTGGTGCCAGGAGTGCCTGGCTCATTGATGATCAGTGGCCTTGCTGAGGCATTTGTCATGGCTCAGAGCCGGGTGGAGGAGCTTGTGGAAAGGCTGAGCTGGGATTTTCAGTTGGGGCCGTCCCTGGGAGCCTCTCAGTCTGCTGGGGTACTGAGGGAATTTTCTACCCTACTGCAGTCCTGGGAAGATGCCCACAGAGAGGCCCTGCTGCAGCTGCCTTCGGCTGTCCAGGAGGAGTTGTTGAGTCTGGTGCGGGAGGTGTCCAGGGAGCAGGGGCTGCAAGTACTTCCCTCTTGGGAGGGGAGGAGCCCAGGTATGCTGGGTGCTCAGTGTCAGGAAGTCAGAACTTCCCTGAGTGAAGGCAGGGAGTCCTTGGACACTGGATCTATGGGGCAGGGAGATTCAAGGGCAGTGAAGAGAGACAGTTATGCtgtgaaggaggaagggaaacagAGCAGGCCCAGGGAGATGGATTTGGGATGGAAGGATCTGCCTAGGGAAGAGGCCTGGGAGAAAGAGGTGGCTTTCAGGCCACAGTTAGTGGGTGAAGAGGCAAGAGTGTTAGAGCCCCTGAAAGGGAAGGCCCTGGGAAAGGAGAGGGTGCCCCAGGAAAGAGGAGGTGTCTGTGTCCAGGGTCAGCCTCCTGGTGCTCATGGCCCCTGTCAAAGGGCAGCTCAACCCCGGGGAGCCTCTCTCCTCCAGCGGCTGCACAACGGGCAAGCCTCGCCTCCAAGAGTGCCTAGCCCTCCACCTGCACCGGAACCCCCATGGCACTGTGGAGACAGGGCAGACAGGGCAGACAAGCAGCAGGCCGGGGCTCGAGGTCGGGGGTCTCCATGGAAACGAGGCACCCGGGGCAGCAACTTAGTGACTGGCACACAGCGTTTCCAGGAGGCACTACAGGATCCTTTCACCCTTTGCCTTGCCAACGTGCCTGGCCAGCCAGATCTTCGCCATATTGTCATTGACGGCAGCAACGTAGCCATGGT GCATGGCCTCCAGCACTACTTCTCCAGCCGGGGCATTGCTATTGCTGTGCAGTACTTCTGGGACCGTGGCCACCGTGACATAACTGTCTTTGTGCCTCAGTGGCGCTTCAGTAAGGATTCCAAGGTCAGAG AGAGTCACTTCCTACAAAAGCTATACTCCCTCAGCCtgctttccctcaccccctcacgAGTCATGGATGGCAAGAGGATTTCCTCTTATGATGACAG GTTCATGGTGAAGCTGGCTGAAGAGACTGATGGGATCATTGTCTCCAATGACCAGTTTCGGGACCTGGCAGAGGAGTCTGAGAAGTGGATGGCAATCATCAGAGAGCG CTTGCTGCCCTTTACGTTTGTGGGAAACCTCTTCATGGTCCCTGATGACCCGTTGGGGCGACATGGCCCCACTCTGGATGAGTTCCTAAAGAAGCCAGCAAG GACACAGCAGTCTTCTAAGGCTCAGAAAACTTCCAAGGGCTTCGCAGAACATGCTAAACAGCagcaggggagagaagaggaaaaaggcaGTGGTGGCATTCGGAAGACCCGGGAGACAGAACGGCTCCGGCGCCAGCTGCTGGAGGTGTTTTGGGGTCAGGATCACAAAGTAGACTTCATCCTGCAGAGGGAGCCATATTGCCGGGACATTAACCAACTATCTGAGGCCCTGCTCAGTCTCAACTTCTGA